The Thermodesulfatator atlanticus DSM 21156 sequence TATGGCCTCACTTATCGTCTCAAGTAAATCCAAATCCTCTATCTTTTTTATCTCAGAATAAAGTTTTAATCCTTCTATCCCAAATTTTAACTTTAATCCAATTTCTATAGCTTTAAGTAAGCCCTGTCTCATCCCTTGCTGTATACCTTGCTGTATACCTTGCTGCATACCTTTTTTAAATCCTATCCTTTCTGCCGTAGTAATATAAGGCATCTTCTTCTCCTCCTCATATTTCTTGATTTCTTCATGAAACCTGATAATTAAATCTTCTGGCAATTTTATTAACCAATCTATAAATTTATAAAGCAAAATAATATCTTCTCTCCTATAACCTTTCTCATATAAACTCTTGACTAATGTTATCTTCCAAAAAAGACGCTCATCTACATTCCCTTTAGTCTCTATCTCCTTGAGATGTGTTACTACTATTATAGCAAAGGGATTCTTATTTCTTTTTAGCTCTCCTATCTTATCTTTATAATCTAAAAGCTTTACTGCTGGAAACTTAAACCTGTGCTCAAAACCCCAGTATTTCACCTCATATCTATCCGGCCTAAATGATGGAGACGAATCTGCCAAAATGGCAAGACTCACTACATCCTTGTCATATCTATCAAATATCTTATAATTATAAATAAACATCCTCTTAGCAAAATCTTTTTCGTAATAACCCTGTACTTCTATGTGAATCAGTAACCACTTCTCGGTCCCATCTCTAAGATAAACCTTGATTAGAACATCCGCCAACCTCTTACCAACCTCTGAATCTTGCACTATCTTAGCAAGTTCCTTATCTAAAAATTCGTAGCCCTTCTCAA is a genomic window containing:
- a CDS encoding RpnC/YadD family protein, coding for MDIVERDSVWKEAIEAYFPEFLKFFFPEIAEDIDFEKGYEFLDKELAKIVQDSEVGKRLADVLIKVYLRDGTEKWLLIHIEVQGYYEKDFAKRMFIYNYKIFDRYDKDVVSLAILADSSPSFRPDRYEVKYWGFEHRFKFPAVKLLDYKDKIGELKRNKNPFAIIVVTHLKEIETKGNVDERLFWKITLVKSLYEKGYRREDIILLYKFIDWLIKLPEDLIIRFHEEIKKYEEEKKMPYITTAERIGFKKGMQQGIQQGIQQGMRQGLLKAIEIGLKLKFGIEGLKLYSEIKKIEDLDLLETISEAIEAAKDVSDIKKLIGDMG